In one window of uncultured Acetobacteroides sp. DNA:
- a CDS encoding PspC domain-containing protein, translating to MNTTHKVSIGGMAFVVDESAFNELKTYTDKLHAQFSHRADGQEIVADIESRIAELLNGKILTPDQVVTLADVKDVLLRMGDPSELDEGAEKTGSEQRSYGASTTTTHRLYRSADSKVIGGVCGGLGAYFNLDPVLFRIAFVGLTLLGSPIAIGGFFPLAYIVLWIATPLAVTVGQKLEMEGKKVNVSDMEQRIREEARNMAPHVRTAGESFLSVVGVLVKVFAIFFVSIFVIAGLAVSTALLVALFGVDPSMMGSFFSFDNDADFALFNVMYSFFPHLFWFKVSLFALAIIPTILMIVLVIKLLFKSRFRTRFVVIPLTVLWVVALFAAMLTGISSLKGSFGGNSSVNETVYAPAPIDTLTIAYSDAVKLSSNDALITLRNHNDDDFDNVNINIDGDDIVKIGKHHHGWKHHDGFSIVSADNTSNAKIGRNSTIYVRPAVNVEFSENIDKPQVVVKKWATGRNYNLATQTAEEIKFSAAFKGDSLIIAPAIPLKLSERILKGIELTVLVPKGKAYKVSKEMLPSVKKYDAKKVNGAYVYDASGSSSFDENEVEDVDTVEVKATDKF from the coding sequence ATGAATACAACACATAAAGTTAGCATTGGCGGTATGGCTTTCGTAGTAGACGAGAGCGCCTTCAACGAGCTAAAAACCTACACCGATAAGCTTCACGCCCAGTTTAGCCACCGCGCCGACGGGCAGGAGATTGTTGCCGACATCGAGTCGCGCATTGCCGAGCTGCTCAACGGAAAGATCCTAACCCCCGATCAGGTGGTTACCCTTGCCGATGTAAAAGATGTGCTCCTGCGCATGGGCGACCCTTCGGAGCTGGATGAAGGTGCCGAAAAAACAGGGAGCGAACAGCGCAGCTACGGGGCAAGCACCACCACAACGCACAGGCTTTACCGCTCGGCCGACAGTAAGGTTATCGGCGGCGTTTGCGGTGGGCTGGGAGCCTACTTCAACCTCGACCCCGTGCTGTTTAGGATCGCCTTCGTTGGGTTAACCCTTCTGGGCTCGCCCATAGCCATTGGCGGGTTCTTCCCGTTGGCCTACATCGTTCTCTGGATTGCCACTCCCCTAGCCGTAACCGTTGGCCAAAAGCTCGAAATGGAGGGCAAGAAGGTTAACGTTTCCGACATGGAGCAGCGCATCCGCGAGGAGGCCCGCAACATGGCGCCCCACGTACGAACAGCCGGCGAATCGTTTCTGAGCGTGGTAGGCGTACTCGTAAAGGTGTTTGCCATCTTCTTTGTATCGATATTTGTGATTGCCGGATTGGCGGTGAGCACCGCGCTGCTGGTAGCGCTGTTTGGGGTAGACCCATCGATGATGGGCAGCTTCTTCTCGTTCGACAACGATGCCGATTTCGCCCTGTTCAACGTAATGTACAGCTTCTTCCCCCACCTATTCTGGTTTAAGGTATCGCTCTTTGCGCTGGCCATCATCCCCACCATCCTGATGATTGTCCTGGTGATTAAGCTGCTGTTTAAGTCGCGCTTCCGCACCCGCTTTGTGGTGATTCCGCTCACCGTGCTCTGGGTAGTCGCCCTTTTTGCCGCCATGCTTACGGGCATATCGTCGCTGAAGGGATCGTTTGGCGGCAACAGCTCGGTTAACGAAACCGTGTACGCCCCAGCCCCCATCGACACGCTGACCATTGCCTACAGCGATGCCGTTAAGCTGAGCTCGAACGATGCGCTGATCACCCTAAGGAACCACAACGACGACGACTTCGACAACGTGAACATCAACATCGACGGCGACGACATCGTGAAGATTGGCAAGCACCACCACGGCTGGAAGCACCACGATGGCTTCTCCATCGTTTCGGCCGACAACACCAGCAACGCCAAGATCGGTAGGAACAGCACCATATACGTCCGCCCTGCGGTAAACGTGGAGTTTAGCGAGAACATCGACAAGCCCCAGGTGGTGGTAAAGAAGTGGGCAACCGGCCGCAACTACAACCTGGCCACCCAAACCGCCGAGGAGATCAAGTTTAGCGCGGCATTCAAGGGCGATTCGCTGATCATCGCGCCAGCCATTCCGCTGAAGCTGAGTGAACGAATCCTGAAGGGAATCGAGCTAACCGTTCTTGTCCCCAAGGGCAAGGCCTACAAGGTGAGCAAGGAGATGCTCCCCTCCGTAAAGAAGTACGACGCGAAAAAGGTGAATGGCGCCTACGTTTACGACGCATCGGGCAGCAGCTCGTTCGACGAAAATGAGGTGGAAGATGTAGATACCGTAGAGGTAAAGGCCACCGACAAGTTTTAG
- a CDS encoding PadR family transcriptional regulator, whose translation MNIDNNKAQMRKGILEYCILMILEKGDAYASTIISDLKNAEMIVVEGTLYPLLTRQKNQGLLTYRWEESPQGPPRKYYSLTEQGRDYLKELHQSWDELVEQIKAIRNK comes from the coding sequence ATGAATATCGACAACAACAAAGCGCAAATGCGTAAGGGCATCCTCGAGTACTGCATCCTGATGATTCTCGAAAAAGGAGACGCCTACGCATCGACCATCATCAGCGACTTGAAGAACGCCGAGATGATTGTAGTAGAGGGAACGCTATACCCACTGCTTACCCGACAGAAGAACCAGGGGCTGCTCACCTATCGCTGGGAGGAGTCGCCCCAAGGGCCACCCCGCAAATACTACTCGCTAACCGAGCAGGGACGCGACTACCTGAAAGAGCTGCACCAGTCGTGGGACGAGCTCGTTGAGCAGATCAAAGCTATCCGAAATAAGTAA
- a CDS encoding PspC domain-containing protein, producing MKTTLSVNIGGMSFVVDDDAYARLNTYLEAIKRKYASQAGGEEIISDIEARIAELFAQEIKSAQQVVNLRMVKQAIATLGDEEDLDAGTTFQSAYTNDQKRNPMAYKKFYRDPNGMVIGGVCTGLSHYFNLDPVLFRIIFIALLLGGVTVILYPLIWIITPMAVTPSQRLEMKGEPITPENLEREYQQMNNRR from the coding sequence ATGAAGACAACACTATCAGTTAATATCGGAGGAATGAGCTTTGTGGTAGACGACGACGCCTACGCCCGCCTGAACACCTACCTCGAAGCCATCAAGCGCAAGTACGCCTCGCAGGCCGGTGGCGAGGAGATCATCTCCGATATCGAGGCCCGGATAGCCGAGCTATTCGCCCAAGAGATTAAGTCGGCACAGCAGGTAGTTAACCTCCGAATGGTAAAGCAGGCCATTGCCACCCTCGGCGACGAGGAGGATCTGGATGCAGGCACCACTTTCCAATCGGCTTACACAAACGATCAAAAACGAAACCCTATGGCCTACAAGAAATTTTACCGCGACCCCAACGGCATGGTTATCGGCGGGGTTTGCACCGGGTTGAGCCACTACTTCAACCTCGATCCCGTGCTGTTCCGCATCATCTTTATCGCGCTGCTGCTTGGCGGCGTAACCGTGATCCTCTACCCCTTGATCTGGATCATCACCCCGATGGCCGTTACGCCATCCCAGCGCTTGGAGATGAAGGGCGAGCCCATCACCCCCGAAAACTTGGAACGCGAGTATCAACAAATGAATAACAGGAGATAG
- a CDS encoding DUF2797 domain-containing protein: MPIAELRKMAASATSDGMVSYRLSTLDGEVCMNELIGTPISLRFTGTIRCIGCGSITKKTFGQGYCYRCFISLPETEPCLLKPHLCQAHLGVARDMAYAQEHCLINHYVYLARSGGLKVGVTRHTQIPTRWIDQGACQGLVIAQTPNRYLAGVIEVELMKHFSDKTNWRAMLTNSEPDVNLLDERERAIGALSGELAQYAVTDGVMLDLCYPVEAYPAKVTSLNFDKTSEVEGVLKGIRGQYLIFDGGRVLNLRTFSGYEVELGW, translated from the coding sequence ATGCCAATAGCCGAACTCCGAAAAATGGCGGCCTCTGCCACCTCCGATGGGATGGTGAGCTACCGCCTATCAACCCTCGATGGTGAGGTGTGCATGAATGAGCTTATAGGAACCCCCATCAGCCTAAGATTTACCGGCACCATTCGGTGCATCGGCTGCGGGAGCATCACCAAGAAGACGTTTGGGCAGGGGTACTGCTACCGCTGCTTCATTTCGTTGCCCGAAACCGAGCCCTGCCTGCTGAAGCCGCACCTGTGCCAGGCGCATCTGGGGGTTGCCCGCGACATGGCCTACGCCCAGGAGCACTGCCTTATCAACCACTACGTGTACCTGGCCCGTTCGGGTGGCCTTAAGGTGGGCGTTACCCGCCACACGCAAATCCCCACGCGGTGGATCGACCAGGGAGCTTGCCAGGGCCTCGTTATTGCCCAAACGCCCAACCGCTACCTGGCGGGGGTAATCGAGGTGGAGCTCATGAAGCACTTCAGCGATAAAACCAACTGGCGGGCCATGCTCACCAACAGCGAACCCGATGTTAACCTGCTCGACGAGCGCGAGAGGGCTATCGGTGCGCTAAGCGGCGAGCTGGCGCAGTATGCCGTTACGGATGGGGTGATGCTGGATCTCTGCTACCCCGTTGAGGCGTACCCCGCAAAGGTTACCTCATTGAACTTCGATAAAACATCGGAGGTTGAGGGTGTCCTGAAGGGCATCAGGGGGCAGTACCTGATCTTTGACGGGGGAAGGGTACTCAACCTGCGAACGTTTAGCGGCTACGAGGTGGAGCTTGGCTGGTAG
- the pepE gene encoding dipeptidase PepE — MRLLLISNSTNAGEQYLEYPKNEIRSFLGDVKSVLFIPYAAVTFSYDEYEAKVANRLAEVGVAVKSIHHFDNAVEAVEKAEAIVVGGGNTFRLLQCVQNNGLVDAIRSKVQCGTPYIGWSAGSNMACPTIRTTNDMPVVEPESFNALNLIPFQINPHYLDAHPDGHAGETREQRIEEFIALNQDMTVLGLREGCMIRLEGSEYQLIGPKPIRVFKYGQAPIEITDINALKL; from the coding sequence ATGAGATTACTCCTAATAAGCAACTCCACCAACGCTGGAGAACAGTATCTCGAATACCCCAAAAACGAAATCCGCAGCTTCTTGGGCGATGTTAAAAGCGTGCTCTTCATCCCCTACGCGGCGGTAACCTTCTCGTACGACGAGTACGAGGCCAAGGTGGCCAACCGCCTGGCCGAAGTTGGCGTAGCGGTTAAGTCGATTCACCATTTCGACAACGCTGTTGAAGCCGTAGAAAAGGCTGAGGCTATCGTTGTAGGTGGGGGCAACACCTTCCGCCTGCTGCAGTGCGTACAGAATAACGGACTAGTTGATGCCATCCGCAGCAAGGTGCAATGCGGAACGCCTTACATCGGGTGGAGCGCCGGATCGAACATGGCCTGCCCCACCATTCGCACCACCAACGACATGCCCGTTGTGGAGCCAGAGTCGTTCAACGCGCTCAACCTAATCCCCTTCCAGATTAACCCCCACTACCTCGACGCCCATCCCGACGGCCACGCCGGCGAAACCCGCGAGCAGCGTATTGAGGAGTTCATCGCGCTGAACCAGGATATGACCGTGCTTGGCCTCCGCGAGGGCTGCATGATCCGCCTAGAGGGCAGCGAATACCAGCTCATAGGCCCCAAGCCCATCCGGGTGTTCAAGTACGGCCAGGCGCCAATCGAGATTACCGACATCAACGCGCTAAAGCTTTAG
- a CDS encoding ThiF family adenylyltransferase, producing the protein MDKLVDWEKRRFARIMELEGLGPDEITKLKSSRIAVVGLTGVGVSTLLALITTGVSSIKVVDYRTIDEFTLPQGSLFAKGDIGKLKTIAIKEKLINMRLVERVNIKNVEIRASNIDDILDDIEIVIYASYSKEILQLVGDYCQRKDKILVWTTGCNFHSYLLCATGKDVLPLIGKAIADIDAIYKSDYYYPSYVSSISGGAAAAVAINALLGKACSFLRKCDVNTFETEQL; encoded by the coding sequence ATGGATAAACTTGTTGACTGGGAGAAGCGGCGTTTTGCCCGTATAATGGAGCTCGAAGGGCTGGGCCCCGACGAGATAACCAAGCTGAAAAGCTCTAGGATAGCCGTCGTTGGGCTAACCGGCGTTGGGGTAAGCACGCTCCTGGCGCTGATCACCACCGGCGTGAGCAGCATCAAGGTGGTAGATTACCGCACCATCGATGAGTTCACCCTTCCGCAGGGAAGCCTGTTTGCCAAGGGCGATATCGGCAAGCTGAAGACCATCGCCATCAAGGAAAAGCTCATCAACATGCGGCTGGTGGAGCGCGTCAACATCAAGAATGTGGAGATTCGCGCCTCCAACATCGACGATATCCTCGACGATATCGAGATCGTGATCTACGCCAGCTACAGCAAGGAAATCCTGCAGCTGGTTGGGGACTACTGCCAACGGAAAGACAAGATTCTGGTTTGGACTACCGGCTGCAACTTCCACTCGTACCTGCTCTGCGCTACCGGCAAGGATGTGCTGCCGCTGATTGGCAAGGCTATTGCCGACATCGATGCAATCTACAAGTCGGACTACTACTACCCCAGCTACGTAAGCTCCATATCGGGAGGCGCAGCGGCAGCGGTAGCCATAAACGCGCTTCTTGGGAAAGCATGCTCCTTCCTCCGAAAGTGCGACGTAAATACCTTTGAAACGGAACAACTTTAA
- a CDS encoding RNA polymerase sigma factor, producing the protein MTPHEYNKCVDLYADSIYRFAVKMLKDGDLCHDIVQDTFEKLWIRVGEIAFEKAKSYLFTTVYHATIDHIRKRQRIGEDMGLERVTDSVSTVSPDLKEILQKGLSLLPEDQKSVILLRDYEGYSYDEIGNITGLSESQVKVYIYRARLFLKNYIGKIENVI; encoded by the coding sequence ATGACTCCACACGAGTATAATAAATGCGTTGACCTTTATGCTGATAGCATTTACAGATTTGCTGTAAAAATGCTAAAGGATGGCGATTTATGCCACGATATTGTACAAGATACCTTTGAGAAACTTTGGATAAGAGTCGGAGAAATAGCATTTGAGAAAGCAAAATCCTACTTGTTTACCACGGTGTATCATGCTACCATCGACCATATCCGTAAAAGGCAGCGTATTGGTGAAGATATGGGACTTGAGCGCGTCACCGATTCGGTTTCGACCGTAAGCCCCGATTTAAAGGAAATTTTGCAAAAAGGGCTTTCGCTGCTTCCCGAAGATCAGAAATCGGTAATACTTTTGCGCGATTATGAGGGATACAGCTACGATGAAATAGGGAACATCACTGGTCTAAGCGAGTCGCAGGTTAAGGTGTACATCTACCGCGCTCGCCTTTTCTTAAAGAACTACATTGGTAAAATTGAGAACGTAATATAG